Proteins found in one Panicum hallii strain FIL2 chromosome 4, PHallii_v3.1, whole genome shotgun sequence genomic segment:
- the LOC112890228 gene encoding sphinganine C4-monooxygenase 2-like codes for MAFFSDEALAIVVPILVYWVYSGMYMALGQSMDKYRLHPRKEEDSKNLVSKRDVVMGVLLQQLVQAAVAAVVFALTGDSSSSSTTAQDMRGGSPSSFLKLARQFAVAMAVLDGWQYAWHRYMHLNRFLYRHVHSWHHRLVVPYAFGAQYNHPAEGLLLDTLGGALAFLASGMSPRASIFFFSLCTVKGVDDHCGLWLPGNVFHLCFWNNTAYHDVHHQLRGSRFNFSQPFFVTWDKVFGTHMPYVLEERPAGGLQARPLMARAARSNGHEN; via the exons ATGGCGTTCTTCTCCGACGAGGCGTTAGCCATCGTCGTGCCCATCTTGGTGTACTGGGTGTACTCAGGTATGTATATGGCACTTGGCCAGTCCATGGATAAGTACAGGCTGCATCCCAGGAAGGAGGAGGACAGCAAGAACCTGGTGTCCAAACGCGACGTCGTCATGGGCGTGCTCCTGCAGCAGCTGGTTCAGGCTGCCGTCGCTGCCGTCGTCTTCGCC CTAACGGGAGATAGCAGTAGCTCGTCGACGACGGCGCAAGACATGAGAGGCGGCTCGCCGTCGTCGTTCCTGAAGCTGGCACGGCAGTTCGCGGTGGCCATGGCCGTGCTGGACGGGTGGCAGTACGCGTGGCACCGGTACATGCACCTGAACCGGTTCCTGTACCGGCACGTCCACTCGTGGCACCACCGCCTCGTCGTGCCCTACGCGTTCGGCGCGCAGTACAACCACCCCGCCGAGGGCCTCCTCCTCGACACGCTCGGCGGCGCGCTCGCCTTCCTCGCCTCCGGCATGTCGCCGCGCGCctccatcttcttcttctcgctCTGCACGGTGAAGGGCGTGGACGATCACTGCGGCCTGTGGCTGCCGGGGAACGTGTTCCACCTCTGCTTCTGGAACAACACGGCGTACCACGACGTGCACCACCAGCTGCGTGGCAGCAGGTTCAACTTCTCGCAGCCGTTCTTCGTGACGTGGGACAAGGTCTTCGGGACGCACATGCCTTACGTCCTGGAGGAGAGGCCAGCTGGTGGGCTGCAAGCACGTCCCCTCATGGCGAGAGCCGCCAGAAGCAATGGCCATGAAAACTAG